The following are encoded together in the Zingiber officinale cultivar Zhangliang chromosome 8A, Zo_v1.1, whole genome shotgun sequence genome:
- the LOC122010868 gene encoding cytochrome P450 71A1-like: LLLFLLLRSGKQLISGRTNLPPSPPRLPLIGNLHQLGPLLHQSLAALSRLHGPVMLLHRGHIPTLVVSSPDAACDVLRHQDLVCAGRPTFTPANILLEGDISFAPYGDYWRQLRRICSVHLLSSKRVQSYRRTREEEVAAMAAAIAAKASTTINLSEIIYSSTNDVICRVVSGKFKRAEGRSRVFTELIRGNSELLSAVYLGDYFRWLGWVDELLGNVTRVRKLRKRWEELLDQVIKEHADRSSSNIDGHDEEEEKDFVDVLMSLQEKNEFVLEPANFKSLLIDVFGGGTDTSYITLEWAMVELVRNPLVMQKLQEEVRRIANRKSLVKEEDLHQMTYLLAVIKEVLRLHPPAPLMVPRETLNDCIIQGYSIPKKMRILVNAWAIGRDPKHWDEPEEFRPERFLDGSVDFNGTDFRYMPFGSGRRICPGLQFAISWLELALANLVHQFDWELPYGMEKEEFHRREVPGLLVQREGQLHLVAKPWNDCS, encoded by the exons ctcctcctctttctcctgCTGCGATCTGGGAAACAACTGATCTCCGGACGTACCAACCTTCCTCCCTCACCTCCAAGGCTTCCTCTCATCGGCAACCTCCACCAGCTCGGTCCCCTCCTCCACCAGTCCCTCGCCGCCCTCTCCCGCCTCCACGGCCCCGTCATGCTCCTGCACCGTGGACACATTCCCACCCTCGTCGTATCCTCCCCCGACGCCGCTTGCGACGTCCTCCGCCACCAGGACCTCGTATGCGCCGGACGTCCCACCTTCACGCCGGCCAACATCCTCCTCGAAGGAGACATATCCTTCGCCCCCTATGGCGATTACTGGCGGCAGCTCCGCAGGATCTGCAGCGTCCACTTGCTGAGCTCCAAGCGGGTGCAGTCCTACCGCCGCACAAGGGAGGAGGAGGTGGCAGCCATGGCGGCGGCCATAGCGGCGAAGGCCTCGACCACTATAAATCTATCCGAAATCATATATTCCTCCACCAACGACGTGATCTGCCGAGTGGTGTCGGGAAAATTCAAGCGAGCGGAAGGGCGGAGCCGAGTTTTCACAGAGTTGATTCGCGGGAACTCGGAGCTGCTGTCGGCGGTGTACCTCGGGGACTACTTCCGGTGGCTGGGGTGGGTGGATGAGTTGCTGGGTAACGTGACGAGGGTGAGGAAGCTCAGGAAGAGGTGGGAGGAGCTGCTGGATCAGGTGATCAAGGAGCATGCTGATCGATCGTCGTCAAATATAGACGGCCAcgatgaggaggaggagaaggatttCGTGGATGTTTTGATGTCGCTGCAAGAAAAGAACGAGTTTGTCCTCGAGCCAGCAAACTTCAAGTCGCTTCTCATA GATGTTTTCGGAGGTGGAACAGACACATCTTACATTACTTTAGAATGGGCCATGGTCGAGCTCGTTCGCAATCCTCTCGTCATGCAGAAATTGCAAGAGGAAGTGAGAAGGATAGCGAACAGAAAGAGCCTTGTCAAAGAGGAAGACCTCCACCAAATGACCTACTTGCTGGCCGTCATCAAAGAGGTCCTTCGGCTGCACCCCCCAGCTCCATTAATGGTGCCGCGAGAAACGTTGAATGACTGCATCATTCAAGGCTACAGCATACCCAAGAAGATGAGAATCTTAGTGAATGCCTGGGCGATTGGTAGAGATCCAAAGCACTGGGATGAGCCTGAGGAGTTCAGGCCGGAGAGGTTCTTGGACGGCTCGGTGGACTTCAACGGAACTGATTTCCGGTACATGCCCTTCGGATCGGGACGAAGAATTTGCCCGGGACTGCAATTCGCCATTTCTTGGTTGGAGCTTGCACTGGCGAACCTGGTGCATCAATTTGATTGGGAGCTGCCTTATGGGATGGAGAAGGAGGAGTTTCACAGGAGGGAAGTTCCTGGACTACTAGTGCAACGAGAAGGGCAACTTCATCTTGTTGCCAAACCATGGAATGATTGCTCATAA